One segment of Clavelina lepadiformis chromosome 2, kaClaLepa1.1, whole genome shotgun sequence DNA contains the following:
- the LOC143445758 gene encoding voltage-dependent L-type calcium channel subunit alpha-1D-like isoform X2 produces MYQVLLEEEEEKEEPKEKKPYQGRTICSKEISEHVLRICGLNYEPTTVGCEVPARGGLKQHNYRTTEIQEPNRPEARTVSFGGTVTCQSEEDSYRTFHLSTDLIQGASADTTEENSKTANGLVASLAVSVAAAGEGAPPGNPGNCGGASGTIQGVDWSKVIVAARDQYKVMHGTSKKRKMVQDIGKAKTSLLCLPLNNPFRKACIKIVEWRPFDILILMTIFANCVALAIFIPYSNTDANKTNEILEKVELFFLGIFTVESVLKIIAFGFIFDPNAYLRNGWNLLDFAIVVVGLFSLAFEFAEVGSADKVRALRAFRVLRPLRLVSGVPSLQVVMNAILRAMLPLLHIALLVIFVIIIYAVVGLEVFKGRLHNTCYKNSTGEREDDPAPCAMLGENGRQCAEGYYCAGGWKGPSKGIINFDTFYFSVITVFQCITMEGWTDVLYDVNDAVGSSLPWIYFVSLIIIGSFFVMNLILGVLSGEFSKEREKANARGEFQKLREKQQLDEDVRGYMDWISQAEDIDPDNDEDEIAENHHSDGYEDARSEDTAAQADENWWQQQRKRWKRWNRKSRRRCRLIVKSQAFYWLVIVLVFLNTLSLATEHYLQPDWLTKVQELSNKILLGIFTLEMLLKMYALGVQVYFVSLFNRFDCFVVCGGIVELVLTGAKVMEPLGISVLRCVRLLRIFKMTRYWNSLSNLVASLLNSIRSIAGLLLLLFLFIVICSLLGMQLFGGRFQTNKEKRVIRSNFDTFLQALLTVFQILTGEDWNVVMYDGIDAYGGANSWGLLVSIYFITLFVCGNYILLNVFLAIAVDNLADAESLNIAQKEKEEEKKRKKTLRLKKLRKLFKKKETISIDNSGVQETTDGVFTDDIAASNNDIPLQQLRSLSLEHIKPEVRIEVTEASETNSDRHLPDQSDSESEPEVPIGPRPRRLSELHLHEKATPMPQATSFFIFTTTNPIRKWCYFIANNSVFNNGIFVCIMLSSISLACEDPINPDSYLNFILEHFDYVFTGIFAAEIVIKMIAYGVVLHKGSFCRNYFNLLDLLVVIVSIISIFGNSETISVIKILRVLRVLRPLRAINRAKGLKHVVQCVIVAISTIGNIIVITTLLQFMFACIGVQLFKGRFYSCTDGRVLTEEECHGIYVIWPTVGDDKHPEGAENGERLWINNDFHFDNVMNAMLALFVVQTFEGWPGLLYKSIDSWKEGRGPVYGSRPAVALFYVVYIIVIAFFMMNIFVGFVIVTFQEQGEKDYKNCELDKNQRQCVEYALKAKPVRRYIPKNPWQHKAWFIVTSSYFEYFISGLIFVNTVCLAIQHYQQSQDLTTILNYMNLVFTAVFTLEMIFKLIAFKPTHYFTDPWNIFDAIIVVGSIIDVTAAKTRSSGDAKAFSMNFFRLFRVMRLVKLLSRGEGIRTLLWTFLKSFQALPYVALLIVLLFFIYAVIGMQVFGRIKPKDDSEINRNNSFQTFFQSVLLLFRCATGEAWQDVMLAATWGKECETVPDLNGTGFVTPQYDCGSNFAYAYFLSFYMLCAFLIINLFVAVIMDNFDYLTRDWSILGLHHLDAFITAWAEQDPEATGRLKHLNVVNMLRRIQPPLGFGKLCPQRMACRRLVTMNMPLNSDGTVMFNATLFALIRTSLNIKTEGNIDQANEELRVVIKKIWKRTSTKLLDQVVPPAGNDDVTVGKFYATYLIQNYFRKFRERKAAAKLADAKGNKLANVNHKDVVSLKAGLRALQEAGPQLKRAISGNLAPDEEEGSASADDEPGHRRRHSLFGMLRRHSSASPSLLANRRPLKVEDNSKKRHSGRFLATSHSPMTNELTPKSMCNVVIDAYQAHLSDSATSDEETLRRSRRSSTSTEGNVTDAATATNPENKHSAHNRAAVTNGENVNLNNSSSNYSFSSFPTEDELDSVEETYPQQEAIGYYCQQTAYHKPVDKCARKKNRWKDQDTYVCQKASVLYPLLQASTQDDETDCECQERSFRCDKQSPRYNNPSTSCTYCDATLSTLTRQTCMQCTCESCQWNSRTDGYTNIPITVAEASSFDSDYYDVDYRSDFRTKNHESGFHEPLLESTVGDINAVSSLQAGSAFSRPGQKRSTARRILPAPPLPSNKRTSTSCLNQTDDGLVVPNFQSPQNNHKRMSTPLVDLSGITVPEPDQHAQSVSLNNRSVSTPNITCDHNHQPLVQCADLIEQVFVSEGLQSLATCRACVAATTLELAGACDLSLEELNNAASAYACSSCHRCSNNDFVDDRPTSSRDAYFDRVNCNSQAEK; encoded by the exons GGCTGAATTATGAACCGACTACAGTTGGTTGTGAAGTTCCTGCTCGCGGAGGACTTAAACAGCACAATTACAGAACTACGGAAATCCAAGAGCCGAATCGACCTGAAGCTCGCACTGTTTCATTTGGTGGTACAGTTACATGTCAAAGCGAAGAAGATTCATACAGAACGTTCCACTTATCTACTGACTTAATTCAAGGAGCGAGTGCCGACACAACTGAAGAAAACAGCAAAACCGCTAACGGACTAGTAGCTTCATTAGCTGTATCTGTTGCCGCCGCTGGAGAAGGAGCTCCGCCTGGCAATCCTGGAAACTGTGGAGGAGCTAGTGGAACTATTCAGGGCGTTGACTGGAGTAAAGTCATTGTAGCTGCAAGAGATCAGTATAAAGTTATGCACGGAACGAGTAAGAAAAGGAAAATGGTTCAAGACATAGGAAAAGCCAAAACATCTCTGCTTTGTTTACCTTTGAATAATCCTTTTCGAAAGGCATGCATTAAAATAGTGGAATGGAG GCCTTTTGACATTCTTATATTAATGACCATCTTCGCAAACTGTGTGGCTCTTGCCATCTTCATCCCGTATTCCAATACTGATGCAAACAAAACCAACGAAATACTG gaaaaggtggaattgtttttcCTTGGCATATTTACCGTGGAGTCAGTTCTGAAAATTATAGCTTTCGGTTTTATATTTGATCCAAATGCTTATTTGCGAAATGGATGGAATCTTCTCGATTTCGCCATTGTGGTGGTTGG GTTGTTCAGCTTAGCATTCGAATTTGCCGAGGTTGGAAGTGCTGATAAAGTACGTGCTCTCAGAGCTTTTCGTGTTCTTAGGCCCTTGCGCCTCGTTTCTGGCGTGCCCA GTCTGCAGGTTGTAATGAACGCCATTCTTCGTGCCATGTTACCACTGTTGCATATTGCACTTttagttatttttgtaattatcaTATATGCCGTAGTTGGACTGGAAGTGTTTAAAGGGAGATTGCATAACACATGTTACAAGAATAGCACAG GGGAAAGAGAGGACGACCCGGCACCATGTGCCATGCTAGGAGAAAATGGGAGGCAGTGTGCTGAAGGCTATTACTGCGCTGGCGGTTGGAAAGGCCCGTCCAAAGGCATTATAAACTTtgacacattttatttttcggtCATAACCGTCTTCCAGTGTATAACTATGGAAGGATGGACTGATGTGCTTTACGAT GTAAACGACGCTGTAGGGAGCAGCTTGCCCTGGATTTATTTTGTGTCTCTTATAATCATTGGTTCCTTCTTTGTCATGAATCTTATTCTTGGTGTCTTGAGCGG ggaattttcaaaagaaagagaAAAGGCTAACGCTCGTGGGGAATTTCAGAAACTCcgtgaaaaacaacaattggATGAGGACGTGAGAGGATATATGGATTGGATCTCGCAAGCAGAGGATATTGATCCGGATAACGATGAAGATGAGATAGCAGAGAACC ACCACTCCGACGGGTATGAAGATGCCAGGAGCGAAGATACTGCTGCCCAGGCCGACGAAAATTGGTGGCAACAACAACG taaAAGATGGAAGCGCTGGAATCGCAAATCTCGTCGCCGTTGCCGCCTAATAGTAAAATCCCAAGCCTTTTATTGGCTGGTGATTGTGCTAGTTTTTTTGAACACGCTTTCATTGGCAACTGAGCACTATTTGCAGCCGGATTGGTTAACTAAAGTGCAAG AACTGTCGAACAAAATTCTGTTGGGCATCTTCACTCTAGAAATGTTGTTGAAGATGTATGCACTTGGGGTGCAGGTTTATTTCGTATCTCTCTTTAATCGATTCGATTGCTTTGTCGTGTGTGGAGGAATCGTCGAACTTGTTTTAACTGGAGCTAAG GTAATGGAACCTCTTGGTATCTCGGTGTTAAGATGTGTCAGACTCCTTCGAATATTCAAGATGACCAG ATACTGGAACTCTTTGAGCAATTTGGTCGCTTCTCTGCTAAACTCGATTCGTTCAATCGCGGGACTTCTTCTTTtgctgtttctttttattgttatctGTTCATTACTGGGGATGCAGCTTTTTGGAGGtcgatttcaaacaaataaagaaaagagaGTTATTCGATCCAACTTCGACACCTTTCTACAGGCCCTCCTAACTGTGTTCCAG atTCTCACGGGAGAAGATTGGAATGTTGTGATGTATGATGGAATTGACGCTTACGGTGGGGCAAATAGTTGGGGTCTGTTGGTATCTATTTATTTTATCACACTCTTTGTTTGTGGAAATTATATACTTCTAAATGTCTTCTTGGCCATCGCTGTTGACAATCTTGCGGATGCTGAGAGTTTGAATATTgctcaaaaagaaaaagaagaagaaaaaaagagaaagaaaACACTAAGACTAAAGAAGCTTAG aaaactatttaaaaaGAAAGAGACAATCAGCATTGATAATAGTGGCGTGCAAGAGACAACCGACGGAGTCTTTACAGATGATATTGCTGCATCTAACAACGACATTCCACTCCAGCAACTAAGAAGCCTCTCTCTTGAACACATAAAGCCGGAAGTCAG AATCGAGGTAACTGAAGCATCTGAAACTAATTCGGATCGACATCTTCCGGATCAGAGCGATTCTGAATCAGAGCCCGAAGTTCCAATTGGTCCGAGGCCTCGACGTTTGTCGGAGCTTCATCTTCATGAAAAAGCGACTCCTATGCCGCAAGCAACGtcattttttatcttcacaacAACTAATCC aaTTCGAAAGTGGTGCTATTTTATTGCCAACAACAGTGTTTTCAACAACGGAATTTTTGTCTGCATTATGCTCAGTAGTATTTCACTTGCCTGCGAAGATCCAATCAATCCTGACTcttacttaaattttattctcGA GCATTTTGATTACGTTTTTACTGGAATATTTGCTGCcgaaatcgtcataaagaTGATTGCTTACGGAGTGGTTCTACATAAAGGATCATTTTGCCGCAACTATTTCAATCTTCTTGATTTACTTGTAGTTATCGTTTCAATAATCAGCATCTTTGGAAA TTCGGAGACCATTTCGGTGATCAAGATACTTCGTGTTCTTCGCGTTTTGAGACCGCTTCGTGCTATCAATCGAGCGAAAGGCTTGAAACACGTCGTTCAATGCGTTATTGTTGCCATTA GTACTATTGGCAACATCATCGTCATCACCACCTTACTTCAGTTCATGTTTGCCTGCATTGGTGTGCAGCTGTTTAAAGGAAGGTTTTACTCTTGTACGGATGGTAGGGTATTAACCGAGGAAGAATGCCA CGGTATATACGTAATATGGCCTACGGTGGGTGACGATAAACATCCGGAAGGTGCTGAAAATGGTGAACGTCTGTGGATAAACAACGATTTTCACTTTGACAACGTTATGAACGCCATGCTCGCCTTGTTTGTCGTGCAGACATTTGAGGGTTGGCCCGG GCTTTTATACAAGTCAATTGACTCATGGAAAGAGGGTCGTGGTCCAGTCTATGGTTCCCGGCCGGCTGTTGCACTTTTTTACGTCGTCTACATCATCGTGATCGCTTTTTTCATGATGAATATTTTCGTCGGTTTCGTCATCGTTACATTTCAAGAGCAAGGAGAAAAAGATTACAAGAACTGCGAACTTGATAAAAATCAG AGGCAATGTGTCGAATATGCATTGAAGGCGAAACCAGTACGACGCTATATTCCGAAAAATCCTTGGCAGCATAAGGCTTGGTTTATTGTCACTTCATCGTACTTTGAGTACTTCATTTCGGGCTTAATATTTGTCAATACGGTTTGCCTCGCTATCCAG CACTATCAGCAGTCTCAGGATTTGACTACAATTCTTAACTACATGAACCTGGTTTTCACAGCCGTCTTTACGTTAGAAATGATATTTAAACTAATTGCCTTCAAACCAACG CATTACTTTACCGACCCTTGGAACATCTTTGACGCAATCATCGTAGTTGGTAGTATCATTGACGTCACTGCAGCCAAAACAAGAAGCTCT GGCGACGCGAAAGCATTCAGCATGAACTTCTTTCGACTCTTTCGAGTTATGCGTTTGGTAAAATTACTCAGCAGGGGTGAAGGTATACGAACACTCTTGTGGACTTTCTTGAAATCTTTTCAG GCCCTCCCTTACGTCGCTCTTCTCATTGTGCTTCTATTCTTCATTTACGCTGTGATCGGGATGCAAGTGTTTGGCAGAATTAAGCCTAAGGATGATTCGGAAATTAATAGAAATAacagttttcaaacatttttccaaTCCGTGCTTCTACTCTTTAG ATGTGCTACGGGCGAAGCTTGGCAAGATGTAATGTTGGCAGCAACTTGGGGAAAGGAGTGTGAAACCGTACCTGACTTGAATGGAACCGGTTTTGTGACTCCACAGTATGACTGTGGAAGTAACTTCGCCTATGCTTACTTCCTGTCGTTCTACATGCTTTGCGCTTTTTTG ATTATCAACTTATTCGTGGCTGTCATTATGGACAACTTCGACTATTTGACTCGAGATTGGTCCATATTAGGACTACACCATTTAGACGCATTTATAACCGCTTGGGCTGAGCAGGATCCAGAGGCAAC AGGCCGTCTTAAGCATTTGAACGTCGTCAACATGCTTCGTCGCATTCAGCCCCCGTTGGGATTCGGCAAGCTATGTCCGCAGCGAATGGCTTGCCGCAGATTGGTGACAATGAACATGCCGCTTAACAGCGATGGCACTGTCATGTTTAATGCAACACTTTTTGCACTCATAAGGACTTCCCTTAACATAAAAACAGAAG GAAACATCGATCAAGCCAATGAGGAACTCAGAGTTGTTATTAAAAAAATCTGGAAGAGAACTTCTACAAAATTACTAGATCAGGTCGTTCCTCCTGCCGGAA ATGACGACGTGACAGTTGGAAAGTTTTACGCCACCTATCTCATTCAGAATTATTTCCGTAAATTCCGAGAACGCAAGGCAGCTGCGAAACTCGCCGATGCTAAAGGAAACAAGCTGGCCAACGTGAATCACAAGGATGTAGTTAGCTTAAAG GCGGGATTGCGAGCATTGCAGGAAGCAGGTCCACAACTTAAACGTGCCATCTCCGGAAACCTAGCTCCGGACGAAGAAGAAGGAAGTGCTTCTGCAGATGATGAACCCGGACACAGG AGGCGACACAGTTTGTTCGGTATGTTGAGGCGACATAGTAGCGCTTCCCCATCTTTATTGGCAAATCGAAGACCACTCAAAGTTGAAGATAATTCCAAGAAACGACACAGTGGAAGGTTTTTAGCCACATCCCACAG TCCAATGACAAATGAATTGACGCCAAAATCCATGTGCAATGTTGTTATTGATGCCTACCAAGCTCACCTCTCCGACTCTGCCACAAGCGATGAGGAAACTCTCCGAAGATCGCGTCGTTCGTCTACATCAACTGAAGGAAATGTAACTGACGCAGCGACCGCCACGAACCCAGAAAACAAACACAGCGCGCACAACCGTGCTGCAGTCACGAATGGAGAAAACGTAAATCTGAACAACTCCTCTTCCAACTACAGCTTTTCCAGCTTTCCCACCGAAGACGAGCTGGATTCTGTCGAAGAAACGTACCCTCAGCAAGAAGCAATAGGTTACTATTGTCAGCAAACTGCATATCATAAACCTGTCGACAA ATGTGCAAGAAAAAAGAATCGATGGAAAGATCAGGACACCTACGTTTGTCAGAAGGCGTCAGTTCTGTATCCGTTGCTGCAAGCATCAACACAAGATGATGAAACTGACTGCGAATGTCAAGAGCGATCTTTTAGATGTGACAAACAAAGTCCTCGTTACAACAATCCGTCCACATCTTGTACATACTGTGACGCCACTCTGTCTACTCTTACTCGTCAAACGTGCATGCAGTGTACTTGCGAAAGCTGCCAGTGGAATAGTAGGACTGACGGATATACGAACATACCGATCACAGTAGCAGAAGCATCTAGTTTCGACAGTGATTATTATGACGTAGACTACAGGTCAGATTTTAGGACTAAAAACCATGAAAGTGGTTTTCATGAACCTTTATTGGAGTCGACCGTAGGTGACATCAACGCTGTGAGCAGTCTACAAGCCGGTTCGGCATTCTCACGTCCTGGTCAGAAACGCTCGACAGCCCGAAGAATTTTACCAGCTCCTCCGCTTCCATCCAACAAGCGCACTTCAACTTCCTGTTTAAATCAAACAGATGATGGCCTTGTAGTACCTAACTTTCAATCTCCGCAAAACAATCATAAACGAATGTCCACGCCCTTAGTAGATTTGTCTGGTATAACTGTTCCTGAGCCAGATCAACATGCACAATCGGTTTCCTTGAACAACAG ATCGGTAAGCACACCAAATATTACTTGTGACCATAACCACCAACCGCTTGTTCAATGTGCTGATCTTATAGAGCAG GTATTCGTATCAGAAGGGCTCCAGTCATTAGCCACCTGTCGTGCGTGTGTTGCTGCAACTACGCTTGAGCTTGCTGGTGCATGCGACTTGTCGCTGGAAGAACTGAATAATGCAGCATCGGCCTACGCGTGTAGCAGCTG TCACCGCTGTAGCAACAACGATTTTGTGGATGACCGACCTACATCTTCTCGTGATGCTTATTTCGATAGGGTTAACTGTAATAGTCAAGCAGAAAAGTAG